The DNA sequence CGCCCGTATCGAACAGATGGCCAACACCACGGAACGCCTGCAACAGGATCGGGAAAAAAGAACCCAGGCCCGCAGGGAGGCTGAAGAGGCCCTGATTCCCGAACAATTGACCACACCACCGGTAATCTACCGGGAAGAGCACTACTACAACAATTATTACCCCCATTACAATCGCCACCCCTACCGTCCATTCTGGCAAAAACCCCGGCGGTATCCCCCACGCTATCGCAGTGGTGAGCGTTACAATAACGACACCCTGCTGGTGCCAAAATCAAAACTGCTGACACCCTCCCCACATCAATGAGAAAATCCCGGGCCGGTTCTGATTGCACCGGAATGCACTCAGGATCATCGCCACTTGCCGGAACCTAGCAAACCATGACAGAAACCACCAGACTGCCACTTTTTCCGCTGACGCAGCCGCTTTTTCCGGGCACGACGCTCAATCTGCAGATTTTTGAGCAGCGCTATCTGCGGATGATCACCGAGTGTTTTAAAAAAGAGCAGCCCTTCGGGATCGTACCCATACTGGAGGGGTCAGAAGTGGGCGCAGTGCCCAGAGTCTATCCTTGGGGGGTCATTGCCGAGATTATCGATTGGAGCCAACTTGAAAACGGCCTGCTGGGTATCATGATACGCGGTAATCAACGGTTTCAGTTACTCAATAGCGAGGCGGAACAGGATGGTCTGGTCACCGGTATTGTCCGGTTCTGTCCCCCTGATGAGCCACTTGAACTGGACGATTCAACGGCGGATCTG is a window from the Porticoccus hydrocarbonoclasticus MCTG13d genome containing:
- a CDS encoding DUF4124 domain-containing protein; this encodes MRITGTGQAALIILAMLACQAQGQQIVYKSVDINGNVVYSDAPLENAVLVETITLPDAAGKDGVQNDADARIEQMANTTERLQQDREKRTQARREAEEALIPEQLTTPPVIYREEHYYNNYYPHYNRHPYRPFWQKPRRYPPRYRSGERYNNDTLLVPKSKLLTPSPHQ
- a CDS encoding LON peptidase substrate-binding domain-containing protein; the encoded protein is MTETTRLPLFPLTQPLFPGTTLNLQIFEQRYLRMITECFKKEQPFGIVPILEGSEVGAVPRVYPWGVIAEIIDWSQLENGLLGIMIRGNQRFQLLNSEAEQDGLVTGIVRFCPPDEPLELDDSTADLLDLLMALAEGDPIAQQASAAPQDGNALGWELARLLPIEPELRISLLELNDPGERLQQIRNWLITMSQS